From the genome of Marinobacter sp. F4206:
CTGAATTTGGCTTGTCGGAGAAATTGTCGACGAATTCGGATCGGTCCAGCAGCATGTCGGCATTCAGGACGGTCAGCCCGCCGCCGCGACGGCCAGCCGCCCCCACTTTGCCATTTTGAAACCGAATACCCTTGATCGAAATGCTGGCGGTATCGGCGGATGCATCACCACTCAGGTAAAGAATCTCACCCAACGACTGACCATCCAGAATCACCTCGCCTGGAATTTCGGCTTCAATCCTCAGGTCATAACTTTGGGTGCTGTCATAGGTAAACGGCTGGCCCGGGGACTCAGGAACGTAAAGGGCGGGGGAAAGTACGATGGTATCGTCCTGGCCGTTGGACGCCGCCGCCGTCAGTGCGCTCTGAAATTCGTCATTGGTTGAGACTTCGAAGAGCTGCGCGCTAACGGGCAACGCCATTAAGCCCGTTATGGTCGCGACCAATAGGGATTGATTGATGTTCACGATCTGTCGTCCCTGAACGTGTTGGTGTTAAACCAGGACTCCCAACTCCCTCTGGCAGCTTAGATGAACGCCATGTCGCTATTTTGTACAAATTTTAGTCAAGACTCTCCCTTTTTGCATCCTTTCGACCGGAAGAAAAAAACGCTCAAGGAGTGACTTTTTGTTTTACTCAGGTTTCCGGCAGCGCCTGCGATCAGTAAAGTCTTTAAGATTAGCGCGTTCCAAAGAGAACTCAATCCAACGCCACAAGACAATCAGAGTATGAAATCATGGCAGTCGTATCCTGGCTGTAGGTGGCTGACCAACCGGTAGAAAAGAATCTCACCACGTCCGTGTCATAACAGAGCTCACCTTGCGGGGTGATGTCATAGGGGGTCAGGGATTTTCTTTCCAATTCATTGGATGCGTTATCCTCGGGCAGCTCGAACTGGATGCGCCCCTCCACGTTTGCTTCATCCTCTCCGACGACTCGTGGAAAAAGTTCAAAACTGATGTCCGAAAACAACTGATCAGTGCGAATGGCGGGCTCAGTGCAGTTGGCATTATCAAAACGCTGCAGGTAATGGCGAACCTCTCCGGAGTTCGCAAACGATACGACGGAGCGGAAATACAGATCCTCAAATTCCGCCCGAGCCGGATCACAGGATGTCGCCCAACAGCCCGGAATGTCTGGGGACGTGTCAGAACAGATCAGACCATCGACCGTTGTTGAGGTTCTGCCAGAATCGTCGGTGCCGGCATCTTCAACCACCTCGCCACTGCCGGACCCGCCACACCCAGCTACAACGAGCACAACTCCCAGGAACATCCCTTTCAATTTCACGAGTACAAGCCTTCCTTTGGGGAACAACACGAACTATCAGTCTACTACGACTCTTCGCCCCTTGCGCCACAGATCATGCCGTATTTCCGACCACATACCCCGAAGGTTTTCGGCCGGCACCGAGCGCGGGGCAAGAACCTCGAGAGGCAAACCCTCTTCCCCCATCCGCTCGACGATACTCGAGTACGGGATGGTGGCCCGCAACGCGTTGTCGAACAGCTCACTGCGCCTGTCGACCAGATCCCGATGCAATTTCTTTCTGCGGTCAACCTGGGCAAAAAAGGGACGGAGTTTTTTGATGCCCAGTTTTTTATCCGCCACAAACTCCCGGAACTGGTCCCAGCTGTTCATCGATAACCAGGTTGGCAACAACGGCACGTAGACCTGGTCGGCGATCTTCATAACCTGCTCGGTTAAACGGGACAGGGTGGGCGGGCAATCCAGCACCACCAGACTTGTGTCCTCGGACAAAGGCGCGAGCAAGGACTTCAACACGCCGTTGCCATCCTCATGCTCGAGCTTGATATCGAAGTTACGAAAACTCTTGTGGGCAGGAATGAAATCCAGATCGGGATAGACATTCTCTTCGATGAACTTCGCGATCGGCGCAGTGCCCTCTAGCAACTTCGACAGCTTCTTGCCCTGAACCGGTTGGGCACCGGACAGGTAGAAACTCGCAGCGCCCTGGGCGTCGAGATCCCACAGTAACGTGGAACATCCTTCCCGACTGGCCAGATAGGCAATGTTGACGGCAGCTGCGGTTTTTCCGACTCCACCCTTGGGACTGTAAAACGCGATGACCCGCATAGAAAAATCTGACCTCTGATAATGCCGGAGTGCCCACGGGCTGATGCTTGCGGTTTAGAGACTGGAGCGTGCCCGGGACCAGGCAGCCTTTGGCAGCTCGGACGGGTGCGCTTTCGAGAACACTTTCCAGTCCAGCACTTTGCCGTCGGCATCAAAGTGCACAAAACCGGCAAAGCCGTCTTCCTCATGCCAGGTTTTTACGTAACCGACCAGCTCGCCCTCCTCCGAGAGCAGCTCAAACGATGACTGGGACTCGTCCGACTCAGACTCGGAAACTTCCTGACGATTCGATTGCAGGGTGTAGTTTGGATCGTTCAGCAGGGCCAGTGCGAGAAGATGGGCATTCATATTAGCGTGCTCCGATGGTTACATACGGTTACAGCTTTTGGCCCATCAAATATAGTTGCCCACGGAGAAATGAACACCCCTTCAGATCAATTTTTCCGACATTTTCGCTCAAAAAATAATCACCCGCTGCCGTGAGCGCGCGCTTTATTTACGCCCCATCTGCTCCATCATCCGGTTCACGGCTTCCAGGTGCTCAGGCTCGTTGTGACACATCCCCTGGAAGCAGGCACAGATATCCAGAAAGTCCTTGAGCTCCATGCGCTGAGCCATCTTCATCAACCGTTTGGTCAGTCGCGTTGCCTTGGGTGGCTGACTGGCCATTCGGCTGGCCAGCTTGAGCGCCTGCGGCATCAGGTCCTCAGCCGGCACCACCTCCATCACGATCCCCAATTCTCGGGCTTCGGCAGCCTCAACGATGCGGCCCGTCATGGTAAGCTCAAACGCACGCTGGTATCCGATCAGCCGCTGCATCAGCCAGGCACCACCATCACCGGGGATAATGCCCAGGTTGAGAAAGGTCTCGCCGAATTTCGCTTTGTCGGAAGCAATCCGGATATCCGCCATATTGGCCAGGTCAAACCCCGCGCCAATGGCAGGGCCGTTGACCGCCGCGATGATCGGAACCTCAACCGCCTGCAGTGCCAGAGGAATCCTCTGGATGCCCTGACGGTAACGCTCGGAACACTCGGCGACATCGCCGGCGAAATCACCGCCCCGCTCCGCCATGTCGCGGATGTTGCCACCGGCACTGAACGATGACCCGGCACCGGTGATGACCAGCACGGAGACATCCTCGCACCGGTTTACCCATTCGGCGGTAGTCACGATATCGTCTATCAGGTGTGACCCGGTCAGAGCGTTGCGCAGGTCATGCCGATTCAGGGTGAGGACGGCGACTCGCTCTTCAAGAGTCAGCAGTGCGTCAGTCAGTTGCGGCAGTGTATTCATAGTCGGTGCTCCACGCTTGTTTTTGACCTTGGCAATATACACCCATGGCCGTTTCGGTGCGCCTTACCTGATACCTTACCCCGTAAACCTCTACCTCAAAATACAGTCCCGGCTGTGTTGCTGGCTGATGGCGCGCCTCTGGCGGCGCAACGTGTTGCCCTTGTCGTTACTGTAACCGGTTCGGAGTTTTGACTGGATCCGATCCAGCTTGCGGCGGTAGCTGTCGCAGATCTTCTGGAGCTTTGCTCGGGATCGGGCGATTGCGTCGCTGCTTTTGGCTGGCCGATCCGGAGTAGACAGCAGTCCCCTTACGTTGTCGCGGATGCCGGACACGCGTTTTTCCTGACGGAGATTCTCGGACATCGACACTGTCGACGGCGGCCGGATCTCGATCTGCTGGTGGGCAATCTTGCCGGGTGGATAATCCGAGAAATGCGCGACGCCCTGGCTGTCGATCCAGGTGAAAACCTCGGACTGCGCCGGGGCACTAAAAAAAGCAATAAACACGAAGGCTGCCAGAATCCATGGCATAAGAATCCACTCCCTGTGGGTACGTTATGTGCCGCGGCAGTATAACGAACCCGATAGGGAATACCTTGAAGCCGCTACGATTTTTCTGATCCGGTAGTGCAATCCAATGCTGTACCGGCAATTCCGAATCAGTCTCCACCGACAAAATTTTGAGCAATTGATCATTCAGGACTACTTTATAAAGAGTTGACTGGCAGAAATGGCAGTTTTAGAAGCATGGTCTGTTTAGCGGGACATGGAACGCCCATCAGGACGTTCTTGTCGAAAGTATGTAGTTAGGCAAAAGATAGGGAACGTCGATGAACAGTAGACTATGGACTTTGATGAGTGCACTCATGTTTACCTTTGCTTTGTCAGCCTGCGGCGGAGGTGGCGGCGGCAGCACTACAAACTCGAGCGGTTCGGAAGGTAGCGAAAATGAGCCCGGTGACCTGGATCCGGTGGATGGGGATTTCTACTTCAGCAGCGAAACTAATAAGCGGTACCAGAATCCTGATGCCGATATTTTTCCGGAGAAATGTTCTTCAAGCGATTACTATTTTGAATCCGAAAACTTCATCGTGTTTTCAAACCTGACGACCCACTCCAACGACGATCTGAGAACCGCGGCAACCAAGGCCCAGAGTGCAATGGACTTCATCCTGCCGCAGTTCGGTTTGAACTGGGACACCTTTTACGCAATGAAGCGAGTGGTGAGTTTCAAGGATCTCAACCAATTTGCCCTGGAGGTCAGCCAGCTTACCTATGAAGATGGAAGTGGAACCGATAAGCGAGTAACGATCGACCAAATTTCCGACTACTTTGCGACGGAAATAGCAGAAAAAATGCCAGATGGATATACAGACTGGCAGAATATTAGTTCCAACCCTAACCTCCAGTATGCCTTCGTATACAACACCCTGGTCAACGAGAGAGATCCCAAGAAAGTCCGCGACGTCATGGTGGAAACCCACGAAGGGTATGAGCAATTTTTTGCGGATAACCCCAATTATGCCCCCAGCCAATCCCCTTGGCCGGACAAATGGGCCCCCTTCTTCAAAAAGATTCAGATTTGCGCCACCAGCAACGATCGAATCGGAAGATCATCCACCAGCGGAATCAAGATTTCGCCGGACTTTGCCGCCAGAGAGTACCGTCATGAGTTAACGCATCTCGTTATTAACCAGGTATCTAAAGTGACTGCGTTTTGGGCGAAAGAGGGTCAAACCCATCTGTTCCTGGGCGAAGACGTCCCCGCGTCCTTAACGGATGTCGCGGTTGTTCGTGACCATATCATTGGCACTGACGAAACCGATCCGGGCCTTGAAAATATCGATAAGTTCAAGAAGGCGTATGTAGAGCTTGTGGCAATAGAAGGCATTGATGCCCAAAGAGTGCTGGATTGGCATCGACTCTCGATGAACATCAAGGCGGAGTGGTTAGATCCAGATGGAACCGGGGGAACCATCACCGACGCCGAAAGAGAAGCATGGATAATGGAAGCATTCGGCGAAGTTATGCCAAAGAGCTACGACGCATTTTTCGACGACCTCTAGTCTACAGGAACAGAAAAGGCCGGTGGGAAACCACCGGCCTTTAAAGCGCCACCTGCTGGTGGCTCAACCCCGCCTTACTGATCCAGCAATTCAACCCAATGCTGAACCGGCACCTTGGCCTTGGTCTCCAGGTGCATCTGGCAACCGATGTTGGCAGTCACGATACGATCCGGATTGTCCACCGTCAGCGCCTTGAGCTTGTTACCCAGCAACTGCTGGCTCAGTTCCGGCTGCAGCACGGAATAGGTGCCCGCAGACCCACAGCACAGGTGCTTGTCCTTGGTTTCCGCCAGGTTCACCCCGGCCTTCGTAAGTACCTGTTCGACCACGCCGTTCTGCTGCATGGCATGCTGCAATGTGCAGGGGCAATGGAAGGCAACCTTGCCTGGGCTCTGGTGAAGCTTGAGTTTTTCGAGATCCTGCTTCAGCAGGAAGGCACCAAGATCGGTACACAGCTCGCTGACTTTGTGGGCCTTGGCCGCATACACCGGATCATCCTTCAGCAGATGGCCGTAGTCCTGAACCATGGCGCCACAGCCGGAAGCCGTCATGACGATGGCTTCGGCACCGGCCTCAATCGCCGGCCACCAGGCATCGATATTCTGACGCATCCGCTCCAGGCCCTTTTCATGCTCGGACAGGTGATAATTCACCGCACCACAGCAGCCGGCTTCGGGCGCTTCCACCATGGTGATGCCCAACTTATCCAGCACCCGGGCAGCCGCCGCGTTGGTATTGGGGGTCGCAGAAGGCTGCACGCAGCCTGCGAGCGCCAGCACAATCCGGTTGTGACTGGCGGCGGGCCACGGACTGGCCTGCTTTCTCGGCGGCACCTTGGTGCGCAGCTTTCCCGGAAGCACCGGCCTGAACACCTGCCCGAGCCGAAGCAGCAAGCCAAACAACTGGCGGTTGGGAAGCACCCGCGCCAGGCCCCAGCGAAGCCATTTGTCCTTGGGATCGCGCGGCAGCTCTTTTTCCATCAGACCACGGCTGATGTCGATCAGGCGACCGTATTGCACGCCGGACGGACACGTGGTCTCGCAGCTTCGGCAGGTCAGGCAACGATCCAGGTGTTCCCGGGTTTTTTCCGTTGCCTCCTCCCCTTCAAGGAACATTTTCATGAGGTAGATGCGGCCCCGTGGACCGTCGCGCTCGTCATTCAGTTCCTGATAGGTGGGGCAGGTTGCGGTGCAGAACCCGCAATGGACACAGGCCCGCAGAATGGATTCGGCCTCCTGCCCTTCCGCCGTGTTGGCAAATTGTTGAACGAGATTAGTTTGCATCGTATTCCTGCTCTTACAACCAGCTGTATAAGCGTCCGGGATTGAAAATGTTATCCGGATCGAAGGCGTTCTTGAGACGGCGCTGGATGCCCTTCAGGGCCTCCGGCTGATGGTGCATGACCTCACCGGAGCGGTCGCCGCCACGGAACAGGCTGACCTGACCTCCGGCAGCCCGGGCCAGGGGCTCCATGTCTTTGAGCTCACCGGGGCCACGGTACCAGCGCTGGGCGCCGGACCAGTCGATGAACCAGTTACCCTCAAGCTTCGGATTGGCGGCGGTAGAGCCGACGGAGAACCGCCATAGCGGGACATCGTTACCGGCAAAAAACTCGTGCTGCATGTCCTGGACGGATTGCCAGAACTCCTCGCCCTGCTCCATCACCTGGCCCGACCATTTCTCCGCCGTGGCTTCGACCGCCGACTGCGCCCCCGACAATCTCAGATAGACCTTGCCATCAACCCAGCACGCACCCGTAATGGGTTTTGGCTCGGCGGACCGGCTGTTCATGTAATGGATGACCTCATCCATCGACATGTCCTGGACCAGGGTCATGGACGCGGCGGGCTTGGGCATCACCTTGAGACTGATCTCCGTGATCAGACCCAGGCTACCCAGGGCACCGGCCTGCAGCCGGGACACATCGTAACCGGCCACGTTTTTCATGACCTGGCCACCAAAGCGTAGATGCTCGCCCTTGCCATTGAGCAAGCGGATGCCCAGCACCTGGTCCCGTACCGAGCCGGTCCAGGGCCGCGCCGGGCCGGACAGGTTCGCGGCCAGGGTGCCACCGATGGTGGAAGCCGCGCCCAGCCGGGGCGGTTCGAAGTGCAGGGCTTGCCCCTGCTCGGCCAAAGTGGCCTCAATCTCGCTCAGCGGCGTGCCCGCCCGGACAGTGAGAACCAGCTCTACCGGGTGGTATTCAACAATACCGGTATGCTCGCCCACGCTGAGGGTACCGGCATCAGGATCGGCCTCCCGGCCCATGAAGGCCTTGGTACCACCGCCGACGATATTGAGTTTGTGCCCGCCATCGCGGGCGTGGAGCACTTGCTCCTGCAATTGTTGGAAATTATCAGCCATGGGCGGCTTCCGTAGGTTCGTGCTTGTGTTGTTTGTGTTCGAGGGAACGGTATTCCTGGCAGAACTTGAGCGCCGGGACGCCCTTGCCCGGATTGAGAATGCCGGCGGGATCAAAGGCGGCCTTCACGTCGTGGAACTGTTGCAGCTCATCGTCACTGAACTGCACTGCCATCTGTCGAATTTTCTCAACGCCGACCCCGTGTTCGCCGGTAATGCAACCGCCCACCTCAACACACAGATTGAGAATGCTGCTGCCGAACGCTTCGGTGCGTTCGAACTCGCCTGGCACGTTGGCATCAAACAGGATCAGTGGGTGCAGATTGCCATCGCCGGCGTGGAAAACGTTGGCGACGCGCAGCCCGAACTCCTCGGACATTTCCTCCATACGAAGCAGGACATTAGCCAGCTCGCGCCGGGGAATAGTGCCGTCCATGCAGTAGTAATCCGGGGAAATCCGGCCAACCGCGGGGAACGCGGACTTGCGGCCCTTCCACAGCAACGCCCGTTCTTCCTCGCTCCGGGAGGTCCGTACCGAGGTCGCGCCGAACTTGCGGAACACCTCCTCGGCCTGAGCAATGTGCTCGTCCACTTCCTCTTCCGTGCCATCAACCTCGCACAGCAGCAGCGCCTTGGCCTCCCGGGGGTACCCGGCCCGGGCGAAGTCGTCGGCGGCGACAATGGCGTGACCGTCCATCATTTCCAGGCCACCCGGAATGATGCCGTGCGAGATGACGCCGCCGACGGCATCACCGCCATTCTGAACGCTGTCAAAACCGGCCATGACCACGCGGGCCACCTCGGGTTTCGGGAGCAGTTTCACCTTCACTTCAGTAACCACACCCAGCAAGCCTTCGGAACCGGTCATCAATGCCAACAGATTCATACCGCAGGCGTCCAGGCCGTCACTGCCGACAGTCACGACGTCGCCCTCGGCGGTGACCATCTCAACGCTGTGAAGGTTGTGCACCGTCAGGCCATATTTCAAGCAGTGCACGCCACCGGAGTTTTCAGCCACGTTGCCGCCAATGGTGCAGGCAATCTGGGATGACGGGTCCGGTCCATAGTACAGCCCGTACTGGGCAGCCTCCTCACTGATCGCGAGGTTGCGAACACCCGGCTGCAGCCGTGCCGTTCGTGCCAGCGGGTCGATCTCGAGGATACGATTGAACTTGGCCAGCGAGAGCACCACACCTTCCTTGTTGGGCATGGCGCCGGCACTGAGACCGGTACCCGCGCCCCGGGCCACCACGGGAACCTGGTTTTCGTTACAGATGCGCATGACCCGCTGCACCTGCTCAACCGTTTCCGGAAGCACCACCAGCAAAGGCATCTCGCAGTACATCGACATGCCATCGCATTCGTAAGGTTTCATGGTTTCGTTATCGGTGATAACGAAGTTCGGGTCGATAAAGGCCCGGAACTGCTCGGCCAGCTCGGCTTTGCTGACTTTCGGCTTGGTAGTCATAACGTTCTCTGGATTCGTATCACGTCATTCTCCGCTCATCTGCGGATGGTGCAGGCGGACCCGAAGGCCCGCCCGTTCACATCAGACAGCGATCAGCTGCGTTTGGTTTCAAAGTGGTCAATACCCGCCTGGGCGCAGTCCATGTCCTGCTGGGGCGTGCCCGAGCTCAGCCCGATGCCACCGACCACTTCGCCGTCCACAATCACCGGCAGGCCACCGCCCACGGAACTCAGACGACCACCGACCTCGGTGTGAATGCCAAACGCCAGGCTACCCGGCACGTTGGCCTTGTTGTAGTCGTGGGTGGCTTTCTTGGCGGCTGCCGCCGTGAACGCCTTGTCCTGGGCAATGGTCACACTGGTGATCTTGCCACCGTCCATGCGCTCAAAGGCGATCAGATTGCCGGATTCGTCAACGATCGCAATGCACATGGGCACTCCGATCTCTCGGGCCTTTTCCGCCGCGCCCTCAATCAGAATGCGGGCATCGGCCAGATCCAGCCTGTTAATAGTCAACATAGTGCGTTACTCCTCAAGTGTATTAGCCGTAAACCAGTCCCGGCAGCCAGGTCACGATGCCTGGAATCAGGATGCACATAAATAGTCCAAAAGCCTGAATGGCCAGGAATACCAGCGACGACTTGAAAATCGTGGCCATGGATATTTCAGGCGGGCATACGCCCCGGAGGTAGAACAATGCGTAACCGAATGGCGGGCTGAGGAACGACATCTGCATATTCACCAGATACAGCACACCAAACCAGAGCACAACGTCATCGCCTGCCACCGGTGGGAAACCGAGCAGCCCCGGGAACTCCAGCGCTTTGACGATAGGAATGAAGATAGGAACTGCCAGCAGCAGAATACCGACCCAGTCCAGGAACATACCCAGAACAACCAGCAGGAACATCAGCAGGAACAGGATGCCGTAAGGCGACATGCCCGTACCCAGGATGGCATCCGTCACAAACTGCTGCCCACCCTGAAGGATGTAGAAGCCAACAAAGACCGAGGCACCGAACATGATCCACAGCACCATGGCGGATGCCTTGGTCGTGGTTACCGATGCTTCCCGCAGTCCGGCAATGGAGAACTTGCCGTGCATCATGGCCACCACGATCGCACCAAAGGAGCCGATACCGGCCGCTTCCACAGGCGTTGCGATGCCGCCGAACAACAGGCCCAGCACCAGAAATACCAGAATCAGTGGAGCAATCAGGTTTTTCGTGAGCAGGAGCTTTTCCTTCATGGAAATCCGCTCTTCCACCGGTACCGGCGGCCCCAGCTTCGGATTAATCCAGCTGCGGATCAGCACATAGGCAATGTACATGGAAGACAGCATCAGGCCCGGGACCACGGAGCCGAGATACAACTCACCGACCGATTGCTGCGCAACAACCGCGTAGAGAATGGCCAGGATTGAGGGAGGAATCAGTATGCCCAGAGTACCGCCAGCCATGATTGAGCCCAGCGCGATCTTCTGATCGTAACCGCGCTTGAGCATCGCCGGCAGAGCGATGATGCCCATGGTGACAACAGCGGCACCAATAACACCCACCATCGCTGCAAGCAGGGTTGAGGCCAGAATGGTTGCTGTCGCCAGACCGCCGCTCAGGCCACCCATCCACTTGTAGACCACACTGAACATTTCCTCAATCAGGCCTGCGCGCTCGAGCATCGAGGCCATGAAGATAAACAGCGGTATCGCCGCCAGATCAGAGTTGGTCATCATCGGAAAGATGCGTCCCGGCACGAGGTTGAGCATCATTGCGTCGCCCACCAGGTAGATGAACATCACCCCCAGACCACCGGTCACGAAAGCCAGCGGCAGCCCCATCATCAGGGCCACGGCGAGAGAACCGAACATCAGGTAGGTCAAAGGCCCGACCTTGACGTCAGAAAGGCTACCGGAGAGTTTGAACAGGAACTGCTCATCGCTCCACGGGTCGTAGAAAAGAATGTTGATCATTTCGACACAGATGACAAACGCCAGTGCCACTGTGGCGATAATCATCAGCCAGGTACTCAGCTTCCCGACAAGGTTACTGCCCGGCGCAGTTGTTGTATTTGTAGTCATGCGGTGCGCTCCCGGCCAAGGCGGACAAACAGGACAATATCCTTGATCAGCTTGGAGATGCCTGCGAGTAAAAGAAGTGATGAACCCAGCACCATCATGCCTTTGGCCGGCCAGTGCTGAATGCCCCAGGTCTCAACCGTGGTTTCGTTCATGGCGTAGGAATCCAGGAAGAAAGTCCAGGAGGTGACCAGCAGAATCAGGGCGAAAATGAAGAAGAACATCGAAGTGAAGATGTCCAGACCAACTCTTCCCCGCGCCGGCAGCATGTTGTACATCACATCCACCCGCACATGGGCACCATGAAGCATGGCGAAGGCCCCGGCCAACATATACTGCATACCCAACAGCAGGAAGCTGGCTTCATGGACCCAGATGGAGGGCGTGTTAAAGACGTAGCGCATGATCACGCCAAAGAAATAGAACACAACGGCATTGATCGTCCAGAACGAAACGAACAGACCGGATTTGTCGCAAATCCAGTCCACTACCTTGGTAAACCAGTTCCCTTCGAACTGGAGATAAATAAGCGGATCATCCTCTTCCGCCTGTAATTCCCCTGGTGTCAATTCCGGCTCAGCACTCCCGCCTCCGTGACCACTGCTCCATTTGTCCCAGGCCATCATGATCAGCGGCATGACCGCAAGCCAGCCCCAGTAGAACCAGTGCGGCATTACGAATCCGAAACCTTCAAGATCAGACATGTTGTTACTTCCTCAGCCACAAAACGGGGAAGGCGGAACTCCTCGTTCGGAGTCGTCCCTGACCTTCCCCTTGTTTCTTATTTGTTAGTCCAGGAAGGTGTTACCGGCCCGGTACGCCTTCAAGATCAGATTCATCGATATAGCCGACGGTATCGTTCATCATATACTCGATCTGCATGTCGAAGATCTCACGGGCACTCTCGTCCTTGTTCGCCCACTTATACCAAATCGGGATGGCTTTGCGACGCCACTCATCCAGATCTTCCTGGCTCAGACGGCTCACGGTGTCACCCGCATCCTTGAACTTCTTCATGGCCTCAACGTTGCGTTTCTGAATGGTCAGGTAGTGCTTCTGGGAGTAGATGCGCACTTCGTCCTCTACCAGCTTCTGCAGTTTCGGATCCAGCGCATTCCAGGCACGCAGGTTGACGGTCAGGTCCATCAGATCCACCGGCTGGTAGATGGACATGACGCCGGGAGGTCCGAACAGGATGTAATCAGTCACCTGGGAAAAGCCCAGTTCCCAGTTCACCGCCGGCCCCACGTAATCGGCTGCGTCGATGGTGCCCTTTTCCAGGGCCGGGAAAATGTCAGAACCCGGCAGGCTCACGGTAGAAGCCCCGAACGCCTGAAAAACCTCGGCGACCATACCACCGGGAACCCGAAGCTTCATGCCTTTAAAGTCTTCG
Proteins encoded in this window:
- a CDS encoding ParA family protein encodes the protein MRVIAFYSPKGGVGKTAAAVNIAYLASREGCSTLLWDLDAQGAASFYLSGAQPVQGKKLSKLLEGTAPIAKFIEENVYPDLDFIPAHKSFRNFDIKLEHEDGNGVLKSLLAPLSEDTSLVVLDCPPTLSRLTEQVMKIADQVYVPLLPTWLSMNSWDQFREFVADKKLGIKKLRPFFAQVDRRKKLHRDLVDRRSELFDNALRATIPYSSIVERMGEEGLPLEVLAPRSVPAENLRGMWSEIRHDLWRKGRRVVVD
- a CDS encoding enoyl-CoA hydratase-related protein — its product is MNTLPQLTDALLTLEERVAVLTLNRHDLRNALTGSHLIDDIVTTAEWVNRCEDVSVLVITGAGSSFSAGGNIRDMAERGGDFAGDVAECSERYRQGIQRIPLALQAVEVPIIAAVNGPAIGAGFDLANMADIRIASDKAKFGETFLNLGIIPGDGGAWLMQRLIGYQRAFELTMTGRIVEAAEARELGIVMEVVPAEDLMPQALKLASRMASQPPKATRLTKRLMKMAQRMELKDFLDICACFQGMCHNEPEHLEAVNRMMEQMGRK
- a CDS encoding DUF4124 domain-containing protein → MPWILAAFVFIAFFSAPAQSEVFTWIDSQGVAHFSDYPPGKIAHQQIEIRPPSTVSMSENLRQEKRVSGIRDNVRGLLSTPDRPAKSSDAIARSRAKLQKICDSYRRKLDRIQSKLRTGYSNDKGNTLRRQRRAISQQHSRDCILR
- the glcF gene encoding glycolate oxidase subunit GlcF; amino-acid sequence: MQTNLVQQFANTAEGQEAESILRACVHCGFCTATCPTYQELNDERDGPRGRIYLMKMFLEGEEATEKTREHLDRCLTCRSCETTCPSGVQYGRLIDISRGLMEKELPRDPKDKWLRWGLARVLPNRQLFGLLLRLGQVFRPVLPGKLRTKVPPRKQASPWPAASHNRIVLALAGCVQPSATPNTNAAAARVLDKLGITMVEAPEAGCCGAVNYHLSEHEKGLERMRQNIDAWWPAIEAGAEAIVMTASGCGAMVQDYGHLLKDDPVYAAKAHKVSELCTDLGAFLLKQDLEKLKLHQSPGKVAFHCPCTLQHAMQQNGVVEQVLTKAGVNLAETKDKHLCCGSAGTYSVLQPELSQQLLGNKLKALTVDNPDRIVTANIGCQMHLETKAKVPVQHWVELLDQ
- the glcE gene encoding glycolate oxidase subunit GlcE — translated: MADNFQQLQEQVLHARDGGHKLNIVGGGTKAFMGREADPDAGTLSVGEHTGIVEYHPVELVLTVRAGTPLSEIEATLAEQGQALHFEPPRLGAASTIGGTLAANLSGPARPWTGSVRDQVLGIRLLNGKGEHLRFGGQVMKNVAGYDVSRLQAGALGSLGLITEISLKVMPKPAASMTLVQDMSMDEVIHYMNSRSAEPKPITGACWVDGKVYLRLSGAQSAVEATAEKWSGQVMEQGEEFWQSVQDMQHEFFAGNDVPLWRFSVGSTAANPKLEGNWFIDWSGAQRWYRGPGELKDMEPLARAAGGQVSLFRGGDRSGEVMHHQPEALKGIQRRLKNAFDPDNIFNPGRLYSWL
- a CDS encoding FAD-linked oxidase C-terminal domain-containing protein, with protein sequence MTTKPKVSKAELAEQFRAFIDPNFVITDNETMKPYECDGMSMYCEMPLLVVLPETVEQVQRVMRICNENQVPVVARGAGTGLSAGAMPNKEGVVLSLAKFNRILEIDPLARTARLQPGVRNLAISEEAAQYGLYYGPDPSSQIACTIGGNVAENSGGVHCLKYGLTVHNLHSVEMVTAEGDVVTVGSDGLDACGMNLLALMTGSEGLLGVVTEVKVKLLPKPEVARVVMAGFDSVQNGGDAVGGVISHGIIPGGLEMMDGHAIVAADDFARAGYPREAKALLLCEVDGTEEEVDEHIAQAEEVFRKFGATSVRTSRSEEERALLWKGRKSAFPAVGRISPDYYCMDGTIPRRELANVLLRMEEMSEEFGLRVANVFHAGDGNLHPLILFDANVPGEFERTEAFGSSILNLCVEVGGCITGEHGVGVEKIRQMAVQFSDDELQQFHDVKAAFDPAGILNPGKGVPALKFCQEYRSLEHKQHKHEPTEAAHG
- a CDS encoding heme-binding protein, which gives rise to MLTINRLDLADARILIEGAAEKAREIGVPMCIAIVDESGNLIAFERMDGGKITSVTIAQDKAFTAAAAKKATHDYNKANVPGSLAFGIHTEVGGRLSSVGGGLPVIVDGEVVGGIGLSSGTPQQDMDCAQAGIDHFETKRS
- a CDS encoding TRAP transporter large permease subunit, translated to MTTNTTTAPGSNLVGKLSTWLMIIATVALAFVICVEMINILFYDPWSDEQFLFKLSGSLSDVKVGPLTYLMFGSLAVALMMGLPLAFVTGGLGVMFIYLVGDAMMLNLVPGRIFPMMTNSDLAAIPLFIFMASMLERAGLIEEMFSVVYKWMGGLSGGLATATILASTLLAAMVGVIGAAVVTMGIIALPAMLKRGYDQKIALGSIMAGGTLGILIPPSILAILYAVVAQQSVGELYLGSVVPGLMLSSMYIAYVLIRSWINPKLGPPVPVEERISMKEKLLLTKNLIAPLILVFLVLGLLFGGIATPVEAAGIGSFGAIVVAMMHGKFSIAGLREASVTTTKASAMVLWIMFGASVFVGFYILQGGQQFVTDAILGTGMSPYGILFLLMFLLVVLGMFLDWVGILLLAVPIFIPIVKALEFPGLLGFPPVAGDDVVLWFGVLYLVNMQMSFLSPPFGYALFYLRGVCPPEISMATIFKSSLVFLAIQAFGLFMCILIPGIVTWLPGLVYG
- a CDS encoding TRAP transporter small permease subunit, which codes for MSDLEGFGFVMPHWFYWGWLAVMPLIMMAWDKWSSGHGGGSAEPELTPGELQAEEDDPLIYLQFEGNWFTKVVDWICDKSGLFVSFWTINAVVFYFFGVIMRYVFNTPSIWVHEASFLLLGMQYMLAGAFAMLHGAHVRVDVMYNMLPARGRVGLDIFTSMFFFIFALILLVTSWTFFLDSYAMNETTVETWGIQHWPAKGMMVLGSSLLLLAGISKLIKDIVLFVRLGRERTA